One window of the Rufibacter radiotolerans genome contains the following:
- a CDS encoding bifunctional UDP-3-O-[3-hydroxymyristoyl] N-acetylglucosamine deacetylase/3-hydroxyacyl-ACP dehydratase, with protein sequence MNDKQHTIKAPVTVSGIGLHTGVVSNMTFLPAPINHGYKFQRIDLPEQPIVDADVDNVVDLSRGTTIEQNGARVNTVEHVLAALVGLEIDNVLIQIDGPEPPIMDGSSILFVNPLLEVGLEEQNALRNFFEVPEEIMFRDGARETEIAILPLDNYRVTVMVDYHSPVLGSQHASLTDLSQFKDEIASCRTFCFLHELEMLYKQNLIKGGDLSNAIVVVDRVVEENELDYLSDLLKKPKVQVKSEGILNNVDLRYKNEPARHKLLDLIGDLALVGRPLKGQILAARPGHASNVAFAKKIKKYIKDSSVKNVPVYDPKKTPVMDINRIMQTLPHRYPFVFIDKIIHLDETTVTGIKNVTMNESFFQGHFPGNPVLPGVVQIEAMAQTGGILVLSTVPDPENYWTYFLGIDKCRFRRKVVPGDTIVFKCELLAPIKRGIAKMQGQAYVAGQLVMEAEMSASIVRKNA encoded by the coding sequence ATGAACGATAAACAGCATACCATTAAGGCGCCGGTGACGGTATCTGGTATTGGATTGCATACCGGAGTGGTGTCAAACATGACGTTTTTGCCCGCTCCCATCAACCACGGATACAAGTTCCAGCGCATTGATTTGCCGGAGCAGCCCATTGTAGACGCCGATGTAGACAATGTGGTAGACCTCTCCCGGGGCACTACTATTGAGCAGAACGGCGCCCGGGTGAACACCGTGGAGCACGTGCTGGCGGCACTGGTAGGTTTGGAGATAGACAACGTCCTCATTCAGATTGATGGCCCGGAGCCTCCTATCATGGACGGCTCCTCTATCCTGTTTGTGAACCCGCTGCTGGAGGTTGGCCTGGAAGAACAGAATGCCCTGCGTAACTTCTTTGAGGTACCCGAGGAGATCATGTTCCGGGACGGCGCCCGCGAAACCGAAATCGCGATCCTGCCCCTGGACAATTACCGCGTGACCGTGATGGTGGATTACCACTCCCCGGTACTGGGTAGCCAGCACGCCTCGCTCACAGACCTGAGCCAGTTCAAAGACGAGATTGCCTCTTGCCGCACCTTCTGTTTCCTGCATGAGCTGGAAATGCTCTACAAGCAGAATCTGATCAAAGGCGGTGACCTGAGCAATGCCATTGTGGTGGTAGACCGCGTGGTAGAGGAAAATGAGTTGGACTACCTGTCTGACCTACTCAAGAAGCCCAAAGTACAGGTAAAGAGCGAAGGTATTCTGAACAACGTAGACCTGCGTTACAAGAACGAGCCCGCCCGCCACAAACTCCTGGACCTGATTGGCGACCTGGCCCTGGTAGGCCGGCCGTTGAAAGGACAGATTCTGGCTGCCCGCCCCGGGCATGCGTCTAATGTGGCGTTTGCCAAAAAAATCAAGAAATACATCAAAGACTCCTCGGTGAAGAACGTGCCGGTGTATGACCCGAAGAAGACCCCGGTCATGGACATCAACCGCATCATGCAGACGCTTCCGCACCGGTATCCTTTTGTGTTCATAGATAAGATCATCCACCTGGATGAAACCACCGTGACCGGCATCAAGAACGTGACCATGAATGAGTCTTTCTTTCAGGGCCACTTCCCGGGCAACCCGGTTCTGCCAGGCGTGGTGCAGATAGAGGCCATGGCCCAGACAGGCGGCATTCTGGTGTTGAGCACCGTGCCAGACCCTGAGAACTACTGGACCTACTTCCTGGGCATTGACAAGTGCCGTTTCCGCCGCAAGGTGGTGCCGGGTGATACCATCGTGTTCAAATGTGAGCTGTTGGCCCCCATCAAGCGCGGCATCGCAAAAATGCAGGGCCAGGCCTACGTGGCGGGTCAATTGGTAATGGAAGCAGAGATGTCTGCCAGCATTGTAAGGAAAAACGCATGA
- a CDS encoding ABC transporter ATP-binding protein — MQIKLSSLGKRYNYEWIFRNLSFEFVSGKAYAVLGHNGSGKSTLLSIISGFQLPSEGSVSYALNGQNIPVEQVYRHLSMAAPYQDLLEEFTLLEMIQFHTRFKPLRGITPEQLPDLLQLQAAKHKLVRDFSSGMRQRLKLGLALYSDTPLLLLDEPTTNLDQAGVAWYLEHLEKNRQNRLVIIGSNVPHEYSFCDEQLPINEYHYKKTLRS, encoded by the coding sequence ATGCAGATTAAGCTTTCCTCTTTAGGCAAGCGTTACAATTACGAGTGGATTTTCCGGAATCTGTCCTTTGAGTTCGTCTCTGGCAAGGCCTACGCCGTTCTGGGGCACAACGGGTCCGGAAAATCCACGTTGCTTTCCATCATCAGCGGGTTTCAGCTTCCTTCTGAAGGCTCCGTTTCCTACGCCCTGAACGGGCAGAACATACCGGTAGAACAGGTATACCGTCACCTTTCTATGGCGGCCCCTTACCAGGACCTGCTGGAGGAGTTCACCCTGCTGGAGATGATCCAGTTCCATACCCGCTTCAAACCCCTGCGCGGCATCACCCCAGAACAATTACCAGATTTACTGCAACTGCAGGCTGCCAAACACAAACTTGTGCGCGATTTCTCGTCAGGCATGCGCCAGCGCCTCAAACTGGGCCTGGCCCTCTACTCAGACACACCCCTCCTGCTCCTGGATGAGCCCACCACCAACCTGGACCAGGCCGGCGTTGCCTGGTATCTGGAGCACCTGGAAAAGAACCGCCAGAACCGCCTGGTCATCATCGGGTCCAACGTGCCCCACGAATACAGCTTCTGCGACGAGCAGTTGCCTATCAACGAATACCACTACAAGAAAACTCTGCGATCTTAA
- a CDS encoding PepSY-like domain-containing protein, protein MKRLNILPLLASLALFLVGFVNLATAQDVKLPEIRVTAVNYKYLSALDKNEVSEPVKLLRREAAAYDIRTSSVYEDDYDNYSISFEIPQGKILATYDENGKLLRTAERFTNTALPPAVAKAVVTKYPGWKIAKDVYLVSYSEPKGAKKKYKITLENGDKRMKVKTDENGQFL, encoded by the coding sequence ATGAAACGATTAAACATTTTGCCCTTACTGGCAAGCCTTGCCCTGTTCCTGGTGGGGTTTGTCAACCTGGCGACCGCGCAGGACGTCAAGTTGCCTGAAATTAGGGTGACGGCCGTCAATTACAAATACCTCAGTGCCTTAGATAAAAATGAGGTGTCTGAACCGGTGAAATTACTCCGGCGGGAGGCCGCGGCCTATGATATCAGAACCTCAAGTGTGTATGAAGATGACTATGACAACTATTCCATTTCATTTGAGATCCCGCAAGGAAAAATCCTGGCCACGTATGATGAAAACGGCAAGCTTCTGCGTACCGCCGAAAGATTCACAAACACTGCCTTGCCCCCTGCGGTGGCAAAAGCAGTAGTCACCAAATACCCAGGCTGGAAAATTGCCAAAGACGTGTACCTGGTGAGTTACTCTGAGCCCAAAGGGGCCAAAAAGAAATACAAAATCACCCTGGAAAACGGAGACAAGCGTATGAAAGTGAAAACCGATGAAAACGGGCAGTTCCTGTAA
- the lpxA gene encoding acyl-ACP--UDP-N-acetylglucosamine O-acyltransferase translates to MNQPLAYIHPEAKIATNVVIEPFTTISKDVEIGEGTWIGPNVTIMEGARIGKNCQIFPGAVISAPPQDLKYKGEPSTVTIGDNTIIRECVTLNRGTALDKNTTAIGNNCLIMAYVHVAHDCIIGNHVIIANGVQLAGHIVIHDHVFIGGTSAVHQFVSIGAHAMVSGGSLVRKDVPPFIKAAREPLSYAGVNSIGLRRRGFSNEQITDIQQIYRILFMSGLNTASAVEKIEIDLSPSAERDEIVNFVRNSGRGIIKGYQRDAD, encoded by the coding sequence ATGAACCAACCGCTAGCATATATCCACCCCGAAGCCAAGATTGCCACCAACGTGGTGATTGAGCCTTTCACCACCATCTCTAAAGACGTGGAAATTGGCGAAGGCACCTGGATTGGCCCTAACGTGACCATCATGGAAGGCGCCCGCATAGGCAAGAACTGCCAGATTTTTCCGGGAGCGGTTATTTCTGCCCCTCCGCAAGACCTTAAATACAAAGGCGAGCCCTCTACCGTGACCATCGGGGACAACACCATCATTAGGGAGTGCGTGACCCTGAACCGCGGCACGGCCTTAGATAAAAACACCACCGCCATTGGCAACAATTGCCTGATTATGGCCTACGTGCACGTAGCCCATGACTGCATTATTGGCAACCATGTAATTATAGCCAACGGGGTGCAGCTTGCCGGGCATATCGTGATCCATGACCATGTGTTTATTGGCGGTACCTCGGCGGTGCACCAGTTCGTGAGCATTGGCGCCCACGCCATGGTTTCAGGCGGGTCTTTGGTGCGCAAAGACGTGCCTCCTTTCATCAAGGCCGCCCGCGAGCCCCTTTCTTACGCCGGTGTAAACTCCATCGGCTTGCGCCGAAGAGGTTTCTCCAATGAGCAGATCACCGATATTCAGCAGATTTACCGTATCCTGTTCATGAGTGGTCTCAACACGGCCTCTGCGGTGGAGAAAATTGAGATTGACCTCTCGCCCAGCGCTGAGCGCGATGAGATCGTGAACTTTGTGCGCAACTCGGGCCGCGGCATTATCAAAGGTTACCAGAGAGATGCAGATTAA
- the lpxD gene encoding UDP-3-O-(3-hydroxymyristoyl)glucosamine N-acyltransferase translates to MEFTVQQIADLLRGQVLGDGNAKVSRLAKIEEGTPGSLSFLSNTKYEPYLYTTGATAVIVSKNLEIKQSVSTNLIQVEDPYSSFSTLLEIYQQAVAASREGVEEPCFIGQNSTIGARHYRGAFSYIGKNCRIGEGVHIYPHAYIGDNVTIGDNTVIYAGVKIYPDTVIGSHCTLNAGCVIGSDGFGFAPQKDGSYKAIPQTGNVVLGDHVRIGANTTVDCATMGSTIIGTGSKIDNLVQVAHNVEIGKHTVVAAQTAFAGSSKVGDYCTIAGQVGVVGHVKIANKTIVGAKSGISKDIKEEGTFVQGAPAFDYKQNLRAMAVFRKLPELQKQVDELREKR, encoded by the coding sequence ATGGAATTTACGGTTCAACAAATTGCTGATTTGCTCCGGGGTCAGGTGCTGGGAGATGGAAACGCCAAGGTAAGCAGACTGGCTAAAATTGAGGAAGGCACCCCCGGTTCGCTTTCTTTCCTGTCTAACACCAAGTACGAGCCTTATCTGTACACCACTGGCGCCACTGCCGTGATTGTGTCTAAAAACCTGGAGATAAAGCAGTCTGTTTCTACCAACCTTATTCAGGTAGAAGACCCTTACTCCTCTTTCTCTACCTTGCTGGAGATCTACCAGCAGGCCGTGGCCGCTTCGCGCGAAGGCGTGGAAGAGCCCTGCTTTATAGGCCAGAACTCCACCATTGGTGCCCGCCACTACCGTGGGGCCTTCTCTTATATTGGTAAGAACTGCCGCATAGGCGAAGGGGTCCATATTTACCCGCATGCCTACATTGGCGACAACGTGACTATTGGCGACAACACCGTGATCTACGCGGGCGTGAAGATCTACCCGGACACTGTGATCGGGAGCCATTGCACCCTCAACGCCGGCTGCGTGATTGGCAGCGACGGCTTTGGCTTCGCGCCGCAGAAAGACGGCTCTTACAAGGCCATTCCGCAGACGGGCAACGTGGTGCTGGGTGACCATGTACGCATAGGCGCCAATACCACCGTAGACTGCGCCACCATGGGCTCTACCATTATAGGCACCGGTTCTAAGATAGATAACCTGGTGCAGGTGGCCCATAACGTGGAGATAGGCAAGCACACCGTGGTGGCGGCCCAGACCGCTTTTGCCGGGTCTTCCAAAGTAGGCGACTACTGCACCATTGCCGGTCAGGTAGGCGTGGTAGGCCACGTGAAAATCGCGAATAAAACCATAGTAGGCGCTAAATCTGGCATCTCTAAAGACATAAAGGAAGAGGGTACGTTTGTGCAGGGCGCCCCCGCTTTTGACTATAAACAGAACCTGAGGGCCATGGCCGTTTTCCGGAAACTGCCCGAGTTGCAGAAACAGGTAGACGAACTCAGAGAAAAGCGTTAA
- a CDS encoding S9 family peptidase, translating to MKNFLLIPALLVTFLAAAQEKLTPELLWKLDRVSGVGLSKDQKYVVYTVSTPNADENKSKRQGWMIPVTGGTPRKVNNLDSALVNDRVSPDGNYIMSTEEVKVQKVFGKDFYPELTKSNAMVYTSLSYRHWDEWEDGKYNHIFVAPYKNGAAGAKKDIMPNEPYDSPQKPFGGDEDFIWNPDSKRIVYVAKKKEGTAYAISTNTDLYEYDLTTGTTKNLTEANKGYDVNPAYSANGVLAWLQMKRDGFEADKQDLVVSTGAGTINLTGHRDDLHVSGFSWSKDGKNIYFYAPTNGTMQLFEVAYTNSSQTPPNIRQVTKGDFDVNGIVAQAGNKLIVSRTDMNHAAELYTVDLASGDMQQLTHANDAVFSKLPQVKTERRWVTTTDKKKMLVWVIYPPNFDPNKKYPTLLYCQGGPQSPLTQAYSYRWNFQLMASQGYIVVAPNRRGMPGHGTKWNEQVSKDWGGQVIKDYLSAIDDVRKENFVDNNRLGCVGASFGGFSVFALEALHKGRFKTFISHDGVFDFKSMYGTTEELWFVNWDLGGPYWEKKNKAAKKSYTQSPSNFIDKWDTPIFIIQGGKDYRVPIEQGLQAFQAAQLKGIKSKLLYLPEENHWVLSAQNALVWQREFFKWLDETL from the coding sequence ATGAAAAACTTTTTATTGATTCCTGCCTTGCTGGTAACCTTTCTGGCCGCAGCGCAGGAAAAGCTAACCCCTGAGCTTCTCTGGAAGCTGGACCGCGTGAGCGGCGTAGGTTTGTCTAAAGACCAGAAATACGTGGTGTATACTGTGAGTACGCCCAACGCGGATGAAAACAAGTCAAAGCGCCAGGGCTGGATGATTCCCGTGACCGGCGGCACGCCCAGAAAAGTCAATAATCTGGACAGCGCCCTGGTCAATGACCGCGTTTCCCCAGACGGAAACTACATCATGAGCACCGAGGAAGTGAAGGTGCAGAAGGTTTTTGGCAAGGACTTTTACCCCGAACTGACCAAATCAAACGCCATGGTCTACACCTCTCTGAGCTACCGGCACTGGGACGAGTGGGAAGACGGCAAGTACAACCACATTTTTGTAGCGCCTTACAAGAACGGGGCGGCCGGGGCTAAAAAGGACATTATGCCCAATGAGCCCTATGACAGCCCGCAAAAACCGTTCGGCGGCGACGAGGACTTTATCTGGAACCCAGACAGCAAACGCATAGTGTATGTGGCCAAGAAAAAAGAAGGCACCGCCTACGCCATCAGCACCAACACAGACCTGTATGAGTATGACCTCACCACCGGTACCACCAAAAACCTGACGGAGGCCAACAAAGGCTATGACGTGAACCCGGCCTACAGCGCCAATGGCGTGCTGGCCTGGCTGCAGATGAAACGCGATGGCTTTGAGGCCGACAAGCAGGACCTGGTGGTGTCTACCGGAGCCGGCACCATAAACCTGACCGGGCACAGAGATGACCTGCACGTGAGTGGCTTCAGTTGGAGCAAAGACGGCAAGAATATTTACTTCTATGCCCCTACCAACGGCACCATGCAGCTGTTTGAGGTCGCTTATACCAACTCCTCGCAAACTCCTCCCAACATCCGGCAGGTAACCAAAGGCGACTTTGACGTGAACGGCATTGTGGCCCAGGCCGGAAATAAACTGATTGTCTCCAGAACAGACATGAACCACGCCGCCGAACTTTACACCGTTGACCTGGCCTCCGGCGATATGCAGCAGCTGACGCACGCCAATGACGCGGTCTTCAGTAAACTGCCCCAGGTGAAAACCGAGCGCCGTTGGGTGACTACCACAGATAAAAAGAAAATGCTGGTGTGGGTGATCTACCCGCCCAACTTTGACCCCAACAAAAAATACCCTACCCTGCTGTATTGCCAGGGCGGGCCGCAGTCACCGCTTACCCAGGCCTATTCTTACCGCTGGAACTTCCAGCTGATGGCCTCGCAGGGGTACATTGTGGTGGCACCTAACCGGCGCGGCATGCCCGGCCACGGCACCAAGTGGAACGAACAGGTCAGCAAAGACTGGGGCGGCCAGGTAATTAAAGATTACCTGAGCGCCATTGATGACGTGCGCAAAGAGAATTTCGTGGACAACAACCGCCTGGGCTGCGTGGGTGCCTCTTTTGGTGGCTTCTCGGTGTTTGCCCTGGAGGCCTTGCACAAAGGCCGGTTTAAGACATTTATCTCGCATGACGGCGTGTTTGATTTCAAGAGCATGTACGGCACCACTGAGGAACTCTGGTTTGTGAACTGGGACCTGGGCGGCCCTTATTGGGAGAAGAAGAACAAGGCAGCCAAAAAATCTTATACCCAGTCGCCCAGCAACTTTATAGATAAATGGGATACGCCTATTTTCATCATACAGGGCGGCAAGGATTACCGCGTACCCATTGAACAAGGCCTGCAGGCGTTCCAGGCGGCGCAGTTAAAGGGCATCAAGAGCAAACTGCTCTACTTACCTGAAGAAAACCACTGGGTGCTGTCGGCGCAAAACGCGCTGGTGTGGCAGCGGGAATTCTTCAAGTGGCTGGACGAGACGCTTTAG
- a CDS encoding endonuclease domain-containing protein → MDRRNFRKELRRNATAAEVILWQGLRNRSLRKRKFRRQHSIGNFIVDFICLEERLVIEVDGGSHQNIGTQRADEERDQWLKAQGFTVLRFTNEEIYQNVERVLWAIEDAFDQK, encoded by the coding sequence ATGGACAGAAGAAACTTCAGAAAAGAGCTGAGGAGAAACGCTACGGCCGCGGAGGTTATCTTATGGCAAGGCCTCAGAAATAGAAGTCTGCGCAAAAGAAAATTCAGAAGGCAGCATTCCATTGGCAATTTCATAGTGGATTTCATTTGTCTGGAAGAGCGGTTAGTAATAGAAGTAGATGGCGGGAGTCACCAAAACATTGGTACCCAGCGAGCAGATGAAGAACGCGACCAATGGCTGAAGGCACAAGGTTTCACTGTGTTACGCTTCACCAATGAGGAAATTTACCAAAATGTGGAGCGAGTGCTTTGGGCCATTGAAGATGCCTTTGATCAGAAGTAA
- a CDS encoding HD domain-containing protein, translated as MNKKKIFNDPVYGFITVPSELLFDIIQHPYFQRLRRIKQLGLTEFVYPGALHTRFHHALGAMHLMSIALQSLSSKDNLISDKECEASMAAILLHDVGHGPFSHALEHAIFDQVPHEQISLHIMELLNVEFGGRLQLAIDIFTDRYERRFFHQLVSSQLDVDRLDYLNRDSFYTGVSEGKIGADRLLKMLNVADDHLVVEEKGIYSIESFLVSRRLMYWQVYMHKTVTSAEQMVMKIMQRARELTQRGEDVPASANLQFFLRESLSILDFERDPGIMRRFVSLDDYDVWGGIKAWAEHPDSILSYLSTCLLERRLFKILLSPTPFDQDLLLGIKELAQDHFALAPEDAHYLVVEGKISNNAYEATGENINVLTKSSQVVDVAEASDLPNIQALSKKVEKYYVCYPKEIAGL; from the coding sequence TTGAATAAGAAAAAAATCTTCAACGACCCGGTCTACGGCTTCATCACGGTACCGTCTGAACTGCTATTTGACATTATCCAGCACCCGTATTTCCAGCGCCTTCGCCGCATAAAGCAACTGGGCCTCACGGAATTTGTGTACCCCGGGGCGCTGCACACCCGTTTCCACCACGCCTTAGGCGCCATGCACCTCATGAGCATTGCCCTGCAGAGCCTGAGCAGCAAAGATAACCTCATTTCAGACAAAGAGTGCGAAGCCTCCATGGCCGCCATTTTGCTACATGACGTGGGGCACGGTCCTTTCTCCCATGCGTTGGAGCACGCCATTTTTGACCAGGTGCCGCATGAGCAGATCTCGCTGCACATCATGGAGTTGCTCAACGTGGAGTTTGGCGGGCGGCTGCAACTGGCCATTGATATTTTTACGGACAGGTATGAGCGCCGGTTCTTCCACCAACTGGTTTCCAGCCAGTTAGACGTTGACCGCCTGGATTACCTGAACCGCGACAGCTTCTACACCGGCGTGTCTGAGGGTAAGATTGGCGCCGACCGTCTGCTCAAGATGCTGAACGTAGCCGATGACCACCTGGTGGTGGAGGAGAAAGGCATCTATTCCATTGAGAGTTTTCTGGTAAGCCGCCGCCTTATGTACTGGCAGGTATACATGCACAAGACCGTGACCAGTGCTGAGCAGATGGTCATGAAGATCATGCAACGTGCCCGCGAGCTTACCCAACGCGGCGAGGACGTACCGGCCAGCGCCAACCTGCAGTTTTTCCTGCGCGAAAGCCTTTCCATTCTGGATTTTGAGCGGGACCCGGGCATTATGAGGCGTTTTGTCTCTCTGGATGATTATGATGTGTGGGGCGGAATCAAGGCCTGGGCCGAACACCCGGATAGCATCCTGAGCTACCTTTCCACCTGCCTGTTGGAGCGGCGCCTGTTCAAGATCCTGCTTTCCCCTACCCCCTTTGACCAGGATCTATTGCTGGGCATTAAAGAACTGGCCCAGGACCACTTTGCCCTGGCCCCCGAAGACGCGCATTACCTGGTGGTGGAAGGTAAAATAAGCAACAACGCCTATGAGGCCACCGGCGAGAACATTAACGTGCTTACCAAAAGCAGCCAGGTGGTAGACGTGGCTGAAGCCTCTGACTTGCCCAATATTCAGGCCCTGAGCAAAAAGGTGGAGAAATACTACGTGTGCTACCCCAAGGAGATTGCCGGGTTATAA